ACGCCCACGACATCCTCAAGCTGATCGAGGCGGTGCGCGGGGTCCACGTCGCCGACGCCGTACGCCGGTACGCGGTCGACATCGTCGCCGCCACCCGCACCCACCCCGACCTGCGGCTCGGCGCCTCCCCCCGGGCCACGCTCCACCTGCTGCGGGCCGCCAAGGCCTCCGCGGCGCTCAGCGGCCGCGACTACGTCCTGCCGGACGACCTCCAGGCCCTCGCCGCGCCCGTCCTCGCCCACCGGCTGCTGCCGACGGCGCAGGCCCAGCTGAACCGCCGCACCGCCGAGCAGGTCGTCCAGGACATCCTGCAGCGCACCCCCGTCCCGGCCGCGGCCCCGCCCGCCGGACCGATCTACGGCCAGCAGCAGCCCGGCGCCCGGCGGCTGTGATGAGTGGCGCCGCCGTGCCGGAGGGCCAGCGGGGCGACGAGGACGACCGGGGCGGGCTGCGGGCCGCCCTCGGCGGTCTCACCACCCGCGGCCGCTCCTTCCTCGCCGCGGGAGTGGCCGCCGCCGTCTGCGCGTACGTCCTCGGCCAGGCCGACCTGCTGCGCGTCGGGCTGCTGCTCGCCGCCCTGCCGCTGATCTGCGTCCTCGTGCTGCACCGGACCCGCTACCGGGTCGCCGCCTCCCGCCGGCTCACCCCCCAGCGGGTCGAGACCGGCACCGAGGCCCGGGTCCAGCTGCGCATGGAGAACGTCTCCAAGCTGCCCACCGGCCTCCTGATGCTCCAGGACCACGTGCCGTACATGCTGGGGCCCCGCCCCCGCTTCGTCCTCGACCGGGTCGAGGCCGGCGGGCGGCGCGAGGTGTCCTACCGGGTCCGCTCCGACCTGCGCGGCCGCTTCCCGCTGGGCCCCCTCCAGCTGCGGCTCAACGACCCCTTCGGGATGTGCGAGCTGACCCGCTCCTTCAGCGCGTACGACACCCTCACCGTCGTGCCCCGCACCGAGGCCCTCCCGCCGGTGAAGCTCTTCGGCGAGGCCTCCGGGTACGGGGACGGGCAGTCCCGCTCCCTCGCGCTCGCCGGCGACGACGACGTCATCCCGCGCACCTACCGCCACGGCGACGACCTGCGCCGGGTCCACTGGCGCTCCACCGCCCGCTACGGCGAGCTGATGGTCCGCCGCGAGGAGCTGCCCCAGCGGGCCCGCTGCACCGTCCTCCTCGACACCCGCCGGATCGCCTTCCAGGGCGCGGGCCCCGACTCCGCCTTCGAATGGGCCGTCTCCGGCACCGCCTCCGCCCTCGTCCACATGCTGGAGCGCGGCTACGCGGTCCGGCTGCTCACCGACACCGGCAGCGCGATCCCCGGCGAGGGCGCCGAGGGCTTCGCCGGCTCGGCACAGGACTCGGCCGAGGCGGCCGGACTGATGATGGACACCCTCGCGGTCGTCGACCACTCCGAGGGAGCCGGGCTCTCCCGCGCCTCCGACGTGCTGCGCGGCGGCGGCGACGGGCTGCTCATCGCCTTCCTCGGCGACCTCGACGAGGAGCAGGCGGCCCTCACCGCCAGGATGCGCGGGCGGACCGGCGCGGCCGTCGCCTTCGTCCTGGACTCCGGCACCTGGCTCACCGGCGGCTCGGTGACCGGAGCGGTCGAGGACCGGGTGCGGCAGCTGCGGGAGGCGGGCTGGACGGCCCTCGCCGTACCGCCCGGCGCCTCGCTCGCCGACCTGTGGCAGCAGGCGGCCGGACTCCGCCCGGAGACCGCCGCCGCCGACACCTACGGAGGATGGTCATGAGCGGCCGCACACGGCTGACGCTCGCTTCCTGGGGCGCCACCCTGATGGCGGCCGGGGCGCTGCTCCCCCTGGTGAAGCCGGCGACCTGGATCTTCACGGCGGCCTTCGTCCTCGCCCTGGTGAGCGGGGTGGGCACACTGGCCCGCCGGGTGCCGCTGGCCCGGCCGCTGACGCTGCTGGCCCAGCTCGTCGTCGTGCTGCTCGCACTGACCGTGTGCTTCGCCCGCGAGCAGGCCCTCCTGTGGTTCCTCCCGGGCCCCGAGGTCTTCACCCACGCCGTCGAGCTGTTCCGGGCGGGCGCCGAGGACGTCGGCCGGTACGCGATCCCCGCGCCCGACACCGAGGGCATCCGGCTCATGCTGGTCGGCGGCGTCGTCGCGATCGGGCTCCTGGTGGACGCCCTCGCGGTCACCTTCCGCAAGGCGGCCCCGGCCGGCCTGCCGCTGCTCGCCCTGTACTCGGTGGCCGCCGGTCTCTCCGGCGGCGGCGCCGGCTGGCTCTGGTTCCTCCTCGCTGCCTCCGGCTATCTGCTGCTGCTCCTCGCCGAGGGCCGTGACCGGCTCTCCCAGTGGGGCCGCGTCTTCGGCGGCGCCCAGCGCTCCGCCCGCCCCGGCTCCAGCGTCGCCGCCGGCGGGCCCGCCTTCGCCCCGGCGCGCACCGGCCGCCGGATCGGCGCCGTCGCCATGGGCGTCGCCCTGGTGGCACCGCTCGCGCTGCCGGGCTTCTCCGGCGGCCTCTTCGGAGGCGGCGGCGAGGGGGGCGGGGGCGCCGGCAAGGGCGGCACGATCTCCGCCGTGAACCCGCTGGTCTCCCTCCAGAACAACCTGCGCCAGCCGGAGGACCGGGAGGTCCTGCGCTACCGGACCAACGCCCGCGACACCAGCGGGCTGTACCTGCGGCTCGTCGCGCTCGACCAGTTCGACGGCACCTCGTGGAAGTCCTCGGTCCGCCCGATCGAGGACGTGCCCAAGCAGCTGCCCTGGCCCGACGGCCTCTCCCAGAGCGTCCGGATCACCGAGGTGACCAGCAACTTCGTCGCCTCCGACGCGTACGAGCAGAAGTGGCTGCCGATGCCGTACCCGGCCGGCCGGGTCGACATCGAAGGACGCTGGCGGTACGAGCCGGCCGGCCGGATGCTCGTCGGCGACGACCGGCAGACCACCAAGGGCGCCCGCTACCAGGTCTCCAGCCTGGACGTGCAGCCGACGGCCGGGCAGCTGGCCGGCGCAGGACCCGCCCCCGAGAAGCTGCGCCGCGAGTACACCAAGGTGCCAGCCTCGCTGCCGGGCGACGTGAAGGCGACGGCCCTGAAGGTCACCAAGGGCGCGCGCAACGACTACGAGCGGGCGGTGAAGCTCCAGGACTGGTTCGCCCAGGACGGCGGCTTCCGCTACGACGTCGACGTGGTGTCCGGGACCGGGGTCCAGGCCATCTCCCGCTTCCTGAAGGACAAGGAGGGCTTCTGCGTCCACTTCTCCTTCTCCATGGCGGCGATGGCCCGCTCGCTCGGCATCCCCGCGCGGGTCGCCGTGGGCTTCATGCCGGGCACGACGCAGACCGACGGCTCGGTCTCCGTCGGCATCCGGGACGCGCACGCCTGGCCCGAGCTGTACTTCGAGGGCGCCGGGTGGACACGGTTCGAGCCGACGCCCTCGCGGGGCTCCACCCCCGCGTACACCCGGGAGAACACCCCCTCGGGCACGGCCACCGGGCCCGCGCAGCCGCAGCAGAGCGCCTCGGCGCAGCCGTCCGCCGCGCCGAGCGCCTCGGCGAGCTGCACCCCGCAGGAGAAGAAGCTCGGCGGGTGCGGCCCGGACGCGGCGGCCGCGGACGCGGCCTCGGACGGCTCGGGCCCCGACCTCCTGACGGTGACGCTCGTGACGGCAGGGGTCCTGCTCCTCCTCGCCCTGCCCTTCCTGCCCCTGCTGTGGCGCAGGCGGGTGCGGGCCCGGCGGCTCGGCGCGGACGGCTCCGCCCTCGCGGTCTGGGAGGAGATCAACGACACGGCCTGGGACCACGGGGTCGAGCCGGACGACTCCCTCACGCCGAGGAAGGCGGCGGCGCGGATCGTCCGCCTCGGTGAGCTGCGGGGCGAGTCCGCGGACGCGGTGCACCGGGTGGCGCGGGCGGTGGAGGAGGTGCTGTACGCGCCCCGGCCGCGGCCCGTCGCGGACCTGGCCTCCGAAGCGGCGCGGGTCCGCGTGGGCTTCCACGCGGGCGCCGACCGCCGCACCCGGCTCCGCGCCCTCCTGGCCCCGCGCTCGGCGGCCCGCGTCCGCTGGGCGGCGTCGTCCCGCTGGGCCGCGGCGACGGCGCGCTGGGCGGGGTGGCGGCAGGCGGCGACGGCGCGAGCGACAGCCGTCTTCCGCCGCGGGCCCCGCGAGGCGAACTGACGACACCGCCACCGTGGCGGGCGCCGCGCCCCACCGCCCGCTACGGACAGCCCCTCCACCGGGCCGACGGCCCCCGTTGTGGGCAGCCGCTCCACCGGGGCGGCGCCCCGCCGCTCCCGTTGTGGGCAATCGTTCCGCTGGGGCGGAACGGGTGGGCACAACGGACCCGCGCCCTGCCGGCGCCCGAGGCTTCCGCGCCTGAACCCGCACCCCGTCGTGCGGCGCGGTCAGGGTGCGGGTCCAGGCACAGGGGGCGGGGCGCGGCCAGGCGCGCCGTCCCGTGTGCCCACCCGTCCCGCCCCAGCGGGACGATTGCCCACACGGCAGCGGGGCGACGCCCAGCCCGGGCGCGGGCCCACACGGCGGGGGCGGAGGGCACCGGCCTGCCGGACGCGGGCCCGCGCGGGCGGGAGCGCCGCCCAGCCGGGCTCGGGGCCACGCGGCGGGCGGTGAAGGGCGTCGCCCAGGAGGGCGCGGGCCGCGCGGGTGTGGGTCCGTGTCGGTGGGGGTCCCGACGCGTCGAGCCCCGCAGGGGGCGCGTCGAGGGGCGCGGGCCCTGCGGGGCTCGGGGTGTGTTCGGGGGGCGGGGCTACCGCTCAGGGGCCGTCAGTGGCCGCCGCCCTGCTGCTCGTCGCGGCGACGCTGCCACCGCGCTTCGATCCGGTCCATCATGGAGCGTCGCTGCCGAGCCTGACGGCCTCCGGCCGCCCGCTGCTCGCCCGGCTTGGGCGCCTTGCGCCATCCGGTGACCGCCAGGACCGCGCAGCCCAGCATGACGAGGAATCCCACCACGCTGATCCAGATCTGCTGTGCGACCATTCCGGCCATGAGGAGCGCGATACCCACCAGGAAGCCGACGACTGCCTGGTAAACCCGTCGCCGGGTGTACGTACGCAGTCCGCTTCCCTCGAGCGCTGTCGCGAACTTGGGATCTTCGGCGTACAGCGCTCGCTCCATCTGCTCGAGCATTCGCTGCTCGTGCTCCGAGAGCGGCACGGAGTCCTCCTAGTCGTCGGTCGCGGGGGCGACCGGTTTGCGGCCCTTTCAGGATAGGCAGGGAATCGCCCCCGTGAAACCCGCCCTCAATGCCGAATAGCCAATCCGGGCCGCCATGCGGATCGGTTGCTGAGGCGTTGATTCCCCAGCCCCTTGTCCGTCATGCCGGATGGTGTCCCCCGATCATACGGGGCGGAGCCCCATATCGGGCGGGCTGTGGCGTACTCCATGGAGCACCCCGGCCTGCACCGCCGAACGGGTGGCCCTGCTGCTCAGGCCCGCTTCTCGCCGAGAACGTGCAGCTGGGTGGCGATGGCGTGGAAGGAGGGCAGCTCCGCGGCGGCCGCCTCCAGCTTGAGCAGGGCCTCGGCGGCGCCGGGCTCGGTGTCGACGAGGACGCCGGGGACCAGGTCGGCGAAGACCCGGACGCCGTGCACGGCGCCGACCTCGAGTCCGGCTCCGTCGGCGAGCTCGGCGAGCTGCTCGGCGGTGAAGCGCCGGGGCACGGGGTCGCCGGCACCCCAGCGGCCCGCCGGGTCGTCGAGGGCGTGCCGGGCCTCGGTGAAGTGGCCGGCGAGGGCGCGGGCCAGGACGGCGCCGCCGACCCCGGCGGCGAGCAGGCTGAGGCTGCCGCCGGGGCGGAGCGCCGCGACCGCGTTCCGTACGCCCTCGGCGGGGTCGTCGACGTACTCCAGGACGCCGTGGCAGAGCACCGTGTCGTACGCCTCGCGCTCGACGACGTCGAAGAGGCCGCGGATGTCGCCCTGGACGCCGGTGACGAGGTCGGCGACACCGGCCTCGGCGGCCCGGCGCTCCAGCGCGAAGAGCGCGTTGGGGCTGGGGTCGACGACGGTGACGCGGTGGCCGAGGCGGGCCACCGGTACCGCGAAGTTGCCGGAGCCGCCACCCGTGTCGAGGACGTCGAGGCTGTCCTTCCCGGTGGCCTCGACCCGGCGGTCCAGGGCGTCTTTGAGGACGTCCCAGACGACGGCGGTACGCAGGGAGGCGCGCGACGGGCGCGACGACGCCTCTCGACCGAAGACAGGGGAAGGGTCCGGCACGGCTGTTGACTCCTCGGTGACGGGTACGAACGCTCCCCACCCTATGGCCTAGCCCCCGGCTTTCGGATCATCCGTCCGCCTCGTCGGCCCCGGGCCGGCGGGGCAGGGCCGGCGGGAGGGCGAGCAGCCGCTCGACCAGGCGCAGGAAGTGCCCGGCGTCCCTGAGCAGGTCGTCGGCCTCGCGGCGGGTGGCGGCGCTGCTGATGCCGGCCTCGGCGCGGGCTCTGCGCGGGGCGCCGTCGGCGAAGAGGGCGCTCCATTCGGTCAGCTCGGGGGCGAGGTCGGGGAGGAGCTCCCAGGTGCTCCTTATCCGCTGCCGGTGGCGGGGCCGGGCGTCGGCCCTGCCCCGGGCGGCGAGCACGGCGGCCGCGGCGCGCAGGGCGGCGAGGTGGGCGGTGGCGTACCGCTCGTGGGGGCGGTCGAGGACGGCGGCCTCGGCGAGTCCGGCGCGGGACTTGGCGAGGAGGTCGAGGGCGGCGGGCGGGGCGGCGGACCGGCGCGGGACGGGGTGGATGTCGGACGCGGGCCCCGCCTCTCCCGGGGTGGGACGGCGGCGGGGCGCGGCTGCTGCGGAAGGGCTGGCCATGACGAGCCTCCTGTCGTCGCGTGACGGCGCTGTGGCCGTATGTGTTCATCGTGTCGCGCCCCACTGACAATCGCGTTGACCTGGGGCTTTGCCCGAAACCCAACTCAGGGGTAACTTTTAGACTGACTGGTCAGTTCAAAAAGGGGAATGGGGGGTGGGACCGTGGGCACGGAAACCGAGGAGCAGCCGCACGGCGCCGCCGTCGTCGCGGACGGCTTCGGACTGAAGGGACCGCGCGGCTGGGCCTTCCGGAAGGTCTCCTTCCGGGCCGAGCCCGGCACGCTGGTGGCGATCGAGGGCCCTTCGGGCTCGGGCCGCACCTGTCTGCTGCTCGCGCTCACCGGCCGGATGAAGACCCAGGAGGGGAACGCCGAGGTCGGCGGCCTCCCGCTGCCCCGCAAGATGGCCGCCGTGCGCCGGATCAGCGCGCTCGGTCAGGTCCCGGGCGTCAGCGAGCTCGACCCCGCCTTCACGGTCGCCGAGCACCTGCGCGAGCGGGCCCTGCTCCAGCGCCGCTTCGACGGTTCCGTACGGGCGCTCCTGCGGCGCCCCGCCGAGCGCGCGGCGACGGCCCGGACCCGGATCGACGAGGCCGTGGCGGCCGCGGGCCTCGACCTCGACGCCCTGCCGAAGGGCGAGCGGACCTCCGTACGGGACCTGGAGCGCCTTGAGGCCCTCCGGCTCTCGATCGCCCTCGCCCTGATCGGGCGCCCCCGGCTGCTCGCCGTGGACGACACGGACCTGAAGCTCTCGGACGCCGACCGCGCCGAGGCCTGGGCGCTGCTGCGCTCCCTGGCCGCCTCCGGGACGACGGTGCTCGCCGTCTGCAGCGAGGCCCCCGAGGACGCCCTGCGCATCACGACGCTGGAAGGCGGGACCACCGCGGACACCGCCTCCGAGGCCCCGGCCGACCCCGCGAAGACCGACCCCGCGGAGACCGGCGTCCCGAAGACCGGCCCCGCGAAGACCAGCATCACGAAGACCGGCCCCGCGAAGACCAGCATCACGAAGACCGATCCCGCGAAGACCAGCATCACGAAGACCGATCCCGCGAAGACCGGCATCACGAAGACCGATCCCGCGAAGACCGAGACCGCCGAGACCGGCATCGCGAAGACCGCCCCCGCCGGGACCGGCGCCGAGGGCGGCACCGCCGAGGACACCACGGCCGCCGTCGGGGAGCCGGCCGCCGACGACACCACCGACGCCACGACCGAGGAGGGGGCGGCCGATGCGCTCGCCGAAACTGGCCGCGCTTGAGCTGAAGCGCTTCGGCAGGGGAAAGCTGCCGCGCGCCGCGCTCGTCGCGATCCTGCTGCTGCCGCTGCTGTACGGCGCCCTGTACCTGTACTCGTTCTGGGACCCGTACAGCAGGCTCGACAAGATCCCCGTCGCCCTCGTCAACGAGGACCGGGGCGCCACCGCCGGCGGCAAGGAGATCCACGCCGGTGACGACATCACCGAGGGCCTCCTGAAGAGCAACACCTTCGAGTGGCACCGGGTGAGCGACGCCGAGGCACGCGCGGGCGTGGAGGACGGGACGTACTACCTGTCCCTGACCATGCCCGGCGACTTCAGCTCCCGCATCGCCTCCAGCTCCGGCGACTCCCCCGAGACCGGCGCGCTCCAGGTGCGGACGAACGACGCCAACAACTACATCGTCGGCTCGATCTCCCGGACGGTCTTCGCCGAGGTGCGCAGCGCGGCCTCCACGAAGTCCTCGCGCGGCTTCCTCGACAAGATCTTCATCTCCTTCTCCGACATCCACGACGCCACCGCGAAGGCCGCCAAGGGCGCGGCCGACCTCAAGCAGGGCGTGGACAAGGCGAAGAAGGGCTCCAAGAGCCTGTCGGACGGGCTGACGGACGCCAAGACCGGCAGCGGCGACCTGGCCTCCGGCCTGAAGAAGCTCGACAAGGGCGCCAAGGACCTGGAGAACGGCTCCCGCAAGGTCGCGAACGGCACGCAGAGCCTCGCCGACAAGGTGAACGGCACGGCGGACAAGGTCCGCCCGTACCTGGCGAACAACGGCAAGTCGATCCGCGACACCGCCCGGCTCGTCTCCGACTCGGCCACGGCCGCCCGCCACAACCTCGCCGACCTGGTGGAGCACGCGCCCCAGGTCCGTACCGCCGCCCACCGGGCCGACGACGATCTCGCCCGGCTCCACCGCGAGGTCTGCGTCGACGCCCCCGCCACCACTCCCCCGCTCGACCCGAAGATCTGCGAGAAGCTCAAGAAGGCCTCGGTCACCGCCGACGACGTGGCCACGATCGCCGACGACGTACACGAGCTGACCAAGGACAACAGCGACGACCTGAAGACCCTGGACGCGCGCCTGGTCAAGCTCAAGAAGCAGGCCGACGAGCTGGCCGCCCGCGCCCCGCACCTCGACGAGGACGTCGAGGACGCCATCAGGAAGATCAACCAGCTCAACGCGGGCGCGCAGAAGGTCGCGACGGGCGCGGACCAGCTGCACACCGGCATCACCGCGGCGAAGACCGGTTCGGTCAGCCTCGACACCGGTGTCGGCAAGCTGAAGAAGGGCGCGGGCGCCCTGGACGGCGGTCTGTTCAAGCTGGCCGACGGCTCGGGCACCCTCGCCACCGGCCTGAAGGACGGCGTCGACCAGATCCCCGACTACGACCGGCAGGACCGCGACCGGCGCACGGAGGTCATGGCCGACCCGGTGAAGCTGGCCTCCCAGTCCCTGCACAAGGCGCCGAACTACGGCACCGG
The DNA window shown above is from Streptomyces vietnamensis and carries:
- a CDS encoding DUF58 domain-containing protein; translated protein: MSGAAVPEGQRGDEDDRGGLRAALGGLTTRGRSFLAAGVAAAVCAYVLGQADLLRVGLLLAALPLICVLVLHRTRYRVAASRRLTPQRVETGTEARVQLRMENVSKLPTGLLMLQDHVPYMLGPRPRFVLDRVEAGGRREVSYRVRSDLRGRFPLGPLQLRLNDPFGMCELTRSFSAYDTLTVVPRTEALPPVKLFGEASGYGDGQSRSLALAGDDDVIPRTYRHGDDLRRVHWRSTARYGELMVRREELPQRARCTVLLDTRRIAFQGAGPDSAFEWAVSGTASALVHMLERGYAVRLLTDTGSAIPGEGAEGFAGSAQDSAEAAGLMMDTLAVVDHSEGAGLSRASDVLRGGGDGLLIAFLGDLDEEQAALTARMRGRTGAAVAFVLDSGTWLTGGSVTGAVEDRVRQLREAGWTALAVPPGASLADLWQQAAGLRPETAAADTYGGWS
- a CDS encoding transglutaminase TgpA family protein gives rise to the protein MSGRTRLTLASWGATLMAAGALLPLVKPATWIFTAAFVLALVSGVGTLARRVPLARPLTLLAQLVVVLLALTVCFAREQALLWFLPGPEVFTHAVELFRAGAEDVGRYAIPAPDTEGIRLMLVGGVVAIGLLVDALAVTFRKAAPAGLPLLALYSVAAGLSGGGAGWLWFLLAASGYLLLLLAEGRDRLSQWGRVFGGAQRSARPGSSVAAGGPAFAPARTGRRIGAVAMGVALVAPLALPGFSGGLFGGGGEGGGGAGKGGTISAVNPLVSLQNNLRQPEDREVLRYRTNARDTSGLYLRLVALDQFDGTSWKSSVRPIEDVPKQLPWPDGLSQSVRITEVTSNFVASDAYEQKWLPMPYPAGRVDIEGRWRYEPAGRMLVGDDRQTTKGARYQVSSLDVQPTAGQLAGAGPAPEKLRREYTKVPASLPGDVKATALKVTKGARNDYERAVKLQDWFAQDGGFRYDVDVVSGTGVQAISRFLKDKEGFCVHFSFSMAAMARSLGIPARVAVGFMPGTTQTDGSVSVGIRDAHAWPELYFEGAGWTRFEPTPSRGSTPAYTRENTPSGTATGPAQPQQSASAQPSAAPSASASCTPQEKKLGGCGPDAAAADAASDGSGPDLLTVTLVTAGVLLLLALPFLPLLWRRRVRARRLGADGSALAVWEEINDTAWDHGVEPDDSLTPRKAAARIVRLGELRGESADAVHRVARAVEEVLYAPRPRPVADLASEAARVRVGFHAGADRRTRLRALLAPRSAARVRWAASSRWAAATARWAGWRQAATARATAVFRRGPREAN
- a CDS encoding DUF3040 domain-containing protein, which produces MPLSEHEQRMLEQMERALYAEDPKFATALEGSGLRTYTRRRVYQAVVGFLVGIALLMAGMVAQQIWISVVGFLVMLGCAVLAVTGWRKAPKPGEQRAAGGRQARQRRSMMDRIEARWQRRRDEQQGGGH
- a CDS encoding class I SAM-dependent methyltransferase; translated protein: MPDPSPVFGREASSRPSRASLRTAVVWDVLKDALDRRVEATGKDSLDVLDTGGGSGNFAVPVARLGHRVTVVDPSPNALFALERRAAEAGVADLVTGVQGDIRGLFDVVEREAYDTVLCHGVLEYVDDPAEGVRNAVAALRPGGSLSLLAAGVGGAVLARALAGHFTEARHALDDPAGRWGAGDPVPRRFTAEQLAELADGAGLEVGAVHGVRVFADLVPGVLVDTEPGAAEALLKLEAAAAELPSFHAIATQLHVLGEKRA
- a CDS encoding SAV_6107 family HEPN domain-containing protein, translating into MASPSAAAAPRRRPTPGEAGPASDIHPVPRRSAAPPAALDLLAKSRAGLAEAAVLDRPHERYATAHLAALRAAAAVLAARGRADARPRHRQRIRSTWELLPDLAPELTEWSALFADGAPRRARAEAGISSAATRREADDLLRDAGHFLRLVERLLALPPALPRRPGADEADG
- a CDS encoding ATP-binding cassette domain-containing protein; amino-acid sequence: MGTETEEQPHGAAVVADGFGLKGPRGWAFRKVSFRAEPGTLVAIEGPSGSGRTCLLLALTGRMKTQEGNAEVGGLPLPRKMAAVRRISALGQVPGVSELDPAFTVAEHLRERALLQRRFDGSVRALLRRPAERAATARTRIDEAVAAAGLDLDALPKGERTSVRDLERLEALRLSIALALIGRPRLLAVDDTDLKLSDADRAEAWALLRSLAASGTTVLAVCSEAPEDALRITTLEGGTTADTASEAPADPAKTDPAETGVPKTGPAKTSITKTGPAKTSITKTDPAKTSITKTDPAKTGITKTDPAKTETAETGIAKTAPAGTGAEGGTAEDTTAAVGEPAADDTTDATTEEGAADALAETGRA
- a CDS encoding YhgE/Pip family protein, which produces MRSPKLAALELKRFGRGKLPRAALVAILLLPLLYGALYLYSFWDPYSRLDKIPVALVNEDRGATAGGKEIHAGDDITEGLLKSNTFEWHRVSDAEARAGVEDGTYYLSLTMPGDFSSRIASSSGDSPETGALQVRTNDANNYIVGSISRTVFAEVRSAASTKSSRGFLDKIFISFSDIHDATAKAAKGAADLKQGVDKAKKGSKSLSDGLTDAKTGSGDLASGLKKLDKGAKDLENGSRKVANGTQSLADKVNGTADKVRPYLANNGKSIRDTARLVSDSATAARHNLADLVEHAPQVRTAAHRADDDLARLHREVCVDAPATTPPLDPKICEKLKKASVTADDVATIADDVHELTKDNSDDLKTLDARLVKLKKQADELAARAPHLDEDVEDAIRKINQLNAGAQKVATGADQLHTGITAAKTGSVSLDTGVGKLKKGAGALDGGLFKLADGSGTLATGLKDGVDQIPDYDRQDRDRRTEVMADPVKLASQSLHKAPNYGTGFAPYFIPLSLWVGAMVAYMIIQPLNRRALAAGGSAWRIALAGWLPVAAIGVLQVAALMSVLHWGLGLQMTRAAGTIGFLALVTCCFAAIIQWLNARFGAAGRILVLAFLMLQLTSAGGTYPVQTSPAFFNAVHPFLPMSYVVEALRRLITGGGLGPVWQACAVLAAFTVGALALTAVSARKKQVWTLDRLHPELSL